tatcatagttgaaatcaagaagaagaaatggacatgggtcggatACGTAGCacgcaggcaggataaccgctggtcattaatggtaactgactgcattcctagagaaggcaaacgcacgaaggggagacaaaaaGCTTGGTGGGCCGTTGAAATTAAAACGTTCGCAGgaataacgtggcaacggaaagcacaggactaagttgattggtggatcatgcgAGAGGCGTTTGACCTggagtgggtgtagtcaggctgatgatgatgatgataatgacgatagTGATGATGATAGTGTAGAGGGCTCCGgctaagaaaaaaatagacagcCCGATCAATTGGCGAAGTTAGAAGAGCGCCCCATTCTATGCTCACGGGTTACAATAGATTAATAAGGCTTTTGTCTTATTTCCTGTTTCATAGAACCAGTGCTGCGCTGTTGATGGTAAAACCGTTTCAAGAATCCTCCCATCGACCGACGGAAGCAAGATACAGGGTCAAGGGTGCAGGCAGTCGCCATGCACCTAGCCCACGTCTAAGCCAAACGTCGACGGTTCTTCGATGAAcacgggctggttacaggcaTGTTTTAGTCACTTCGCCCTTCACCCATTCAGTCACTGTCACTTTTACTATGTTCAGTGCGTACGTTGGGGCAATGTACAAACGTACACAAAAATGTTTTGCTTTTTCAAGTCGTACGTGCAAGACGCGTTCAGAGTTTGATGCACCTGGCTAGCGCGTTAAGGCCTGTGTAAGTGGCTGGgtaagaggctgtggcctctcTTTCATACACTATCTCAGCAATCACGTGGTGATATTAGGGAATGATTGTGCAGAAGCGCGATGAAACTACAGTGATTTCATAGTATTCTCCTCTCGCAAGGAAGCGTTACCACCGGGCAAGGGGCCCGTGATGAACGAAAGTCAACCCATGTGCAGTCTTCGCATGCTATTCATAGTTAACTTTAGAGGGAGATGgcgtattttttattttatttgcatttttgtgTTTTTCGGTCACGCCCAAGATGATGATATTTCACTCAcagccaacgacgccgacaccgacgccaaaATTTTCGCGAAAGAAGTGGTTtagcgctatcgcgttaatatagGATAGTGCCACGGCGAGTAGGCGCTGAGCTGCATAGCCTGCTAACGTTACACAGTGAGCCACACTGGCCCAAGTCAGATATTGAGTTGCGAACAACTTCTGCACGAGAACTACGCGAGCGTTTCTCACCAATTTTTTCTTAGGGTATTAGCTTGCCTTTTTTTCTCAGTATTTAGCAGCCAAACTCTTCCAGCCTGGTGTAAAATGTGTGACAGTGCCTGAAAACTAAGACCAGGAGCAGTTACGTGCCTCAGAATTTGGGCAAATCCCACATATCACAGCTACGGCGGGGCCTGAAATAGCCCCGGTAGGTGCGAGAACGACTACAaagtaagaaataaaaaagagggaAGTGGAATAAAGGcaccaagaaaaagaaaaagaaaaaaaaactcgtccAAAAAAGATTActacatatccacgaagtgaatgccgACAATGGAGCGACGCTGGGTTCTAAGGTCcacaatgtctacgttgaagttgcCTAGTAtaaatgacagacagacagacagacagatgaacggaatgacggatggacaggcagatggatgtacggacggataacggtctatttatttttattttagacCTATATGCTCTGCATGCATATAggtctaatatatatatatatatatatatatatatatatatatatatatatatatatatatatatatatatatatatatatgccatgggaaggaagttattacaccgaattgtaatgttgatgtgaagaaaaagtgggtgaaaagataacctgccgtgggcaggatctcaactagcgaccttcgaataacgagttcgatgctctaccactgagtcaccacgccggctatcctcccagctactttattgggtatatatgtaaatttaagcgtgggagtgtcagtcagcgtcctcagtagccatggtggcgagtgtggcacactccctATGAGCATgagtggcgtcacgtagcacgtgaacttcttacgatctggcagctgacgaatggtcgcttgtatacaacctaaggccCTTGTTATTGAGTAAGGGAAAAAAGTGAATGTCTAAGGGCTCGTTTGtgcatgttttgacacaatattaatgagatctaacagacaataatgccaaaaaaagtataggggaagttactagaccaaatcgtaatgtaaagaacggcaagttatcttttcacccagttttcttcacatttacatgatACCGACTGATACACGTCGGAGTACGATATTGTCATGTGGTCATGACATGGACGAAGGGGAGCTGATGAAGCTGTTTATTTGGCTGAAATTGTGGCCACTAAACGGAAagtcagccccgccgcggtggtctagtggctagggtactcgactgctgacccgcaggtcgcgggatcgaatcccggctgcggcggctgcatttccgatggaggcgtaaatgttgtaggcccatgtgctcagatttgggtgcacgttaaagaaccccaggtggtcgaaatttccggagccctccactacgccgtctctcataatcctatggtggttttgggacgttaaaccccacatatcaatcaatcaatcattcaatcaatcaatcaatcaatcaataatgaagcagaaagtcagattacagcaacacactgGCACTGAGAGCGGGGAACAGAgcatcggctgtcgatcaactgacaagcgctgacgagcgtcggcatttatacatgtgccgtcgaatattcccgCATTGTCAATGGTAGTCGCGCCGGCTCTAGAATAATCTTGAATGTACGCGTCCTGTGCGCAATTCGTAGAAAGTGGTTTAAACAACAAACGTAAAGCTTTCCCAACACTGAGGCGTGATCTGCGCTGAGTATTGCCCATAGTCATCGTGGGTTTCAACCAGCCGCATCAAAATAACACGCTTGACTATGTAAACTCAAACTATCACACAAGAACGGGTTGTAATTAATTGATCAGGGTGCACGCACGCTTGCCGGTATGTTTACTAAGCTCTTGAAAAGTGGTCTGGATCCATTCGAAGCAGGTCaagttttaaggaagaaaagttAGTGCAATGGAAATCATATTGCAGTGTGTAACGTTTCACACTTGTGCCGACGTCCCACACAGTTGTGAGAAAGTTCGAAGACCCTCAGATACTTCATGGGCAGCCGACGACGCTGACGTTTTCGGAGAATGAGATAACTAGGAGTCATTGCCCGAAATGCCCGTGTCAGAATGTCGACGTCTAGCTAAATAGATGTTCAAACTGGATATTTTGAACGTAAGATTAAACGATTCCGGGTAACATGTATCTGAGATAAGAGGGTGAATTCACAAAACTTTCAATTTCTAAATGCCTTTTTCCAATGGTGAGCCAGCCTCTGTAATGACATCATCTGCATCGTGACTGGCTGAAATATTTTGTTACGAAATTGTTTAGCATAAGGAATTTTTGCAAATACGGGCAAAAGTTCACTCCTCCCTGATTAAACCTTGTAGCCTGCATAACCACAAATCCAGCGTAGCCGGCTGATATATTGCAAGCAATATAGCTGATACGGCCGTGCGCGCAGTGAATAATAACTGCATTTGTAAACACATTGTGCCAGTACGACGAACAAAGTGATCTGAAACGTACGGCCGCTTAAAAAGGAAAGTGAGCGTGGCAAATGTGACGTAGGAAAAGGAGTTGACTTCCGTGAAGTGTAGCAACCAGCATATACTGTCTAACGACCCAAGTTGTATGACGCCCGTGCAGGCGCCCCGTCATGTTCCGCTATTAAGGTGGCGGGCAAGGCCGGGCAAGCCCATGTCTTCATGTGCTGCTCTTCCTTTTCAGACGCCTTCTAATGTCAGGTCGCTCGCCCGCGCAGGCTGTTATTGTCAAACCGCCTTCTTGAAAGACCACATTATTTCTCTCTCAATGGCTCATTCACGATGGGCACGCGCTTGACACCAAAATATATACGTACAACAAACACAACGACGCACATTAAAACTTTTTGGACTCTCACTCTCTTTATGGGCCGCAAAGGCTGCTTGATAGAAGTGAGCGCGAAATTCTACCTGGCGGGCTATCATTTCCTGAGAATTGCGCATGGGCGTCTCTAAATTTTACTCTCTCCCGTTCTATTGTTCTCCTACTCCCTTCCCGGTGGCCACAAGCAGGGCTCCCTTACGGGCTGCAGAAAAcagccatttttttctctttttttaaccaTAACCACCACTTCACCCCTGGCGACCCCCTTCTGTAAGGGCGCCAGTAGGAGTTCCAGAGCCGTCTTTAAGTTTCCATCATCAGCGAAGCAGCCCGTCATACGCCAGAGCTCACCAGAGCGCGACTGCGGAGACAGCAGCAACGGCTCCAGTGAGCCCTTCAGTGCTACGTAAGTTAGCAACTTTCTGTATCAATGTGCACCTTTGGAAGGCCCGCTAAGTGACTAATTGCATTTGGCTACAACCTTAGGAAAGAAATCACGACGGAAATCGACTGCTGTTCATTAATAATGTCAACAGGGGTAGCATAGCCCCTTCGACAGCAgtgtttttctttgtgtatgcGACTTTTTTGTGCTATAGTTGTATCAACCTTGTAACAAGAAAAGTGCGAAATACATTGCTCATTGGATGAACTTGACCTTCTCCATGGCCAGTATCTTTGGCTTAACTTTAGTGCGCTGCGTATGACTGTAATCGACCACTTTGGTGAAGTTACTACGATGTTCGACGGGTCATTCGGCGTGCCCCGCTTCAGGACCAAAGTCAAAAGTGCTACGTTTATTCTCCAGAAATGAGTGCAGCCAAAACCTACTTCCGCAGGCATTTAAATGCCTTTGACTTCATTTTTTTCATGTCATGAAATAGAACGGGACTGGCTGAAGAAAAattaaatattttatttcatacTAATTACAAttgctgactgatactcccacaAAAGGATAAATTGCTTTTGTTTCTTGGAATGTAATCAAGAGTGAGTTGGAactatgctatgtgaatttgacggATTCGCATCATAATTGGCACCTGGAGGGGACAGCTGGCATAGTGATGACCCGAGTGCATTCCGTCAGCATCGTGAAAGCGTTCCGAAGCACTCACTTGCAAGATGGAAGCTTATAAGAAAGCCATAAGCCTTGTGAGAGACCCTATCAGTGTCTGAAGACACTTGCTTGTACGTGGTACAGTTTGATAAAGGAGTTGTACTTCTCTCGTTGATGCATGCGCCCGTAGTTGTAGAGCATTGGGCCTCAGCTCTTAAAGCTCAGAGTTCAAACCACCCAGAGCATGATCAATACTTTTCAATGTTGATTCAGCATACAAAGCGAGCTTCGAGTTGTCCGACTAGAGGTGGTACTGTGGGTGCACTCGAAGCACAAGTATGTTTTCCACAGGCTCTGAACACAATAATGGGATCTCATAATTTTTTTTCCATGCGGAGTTTCAGAGTGTAGCTGGAGGCTTCAGTACCTACTCGTCAGTGTTGGAGGTTTTTGGCAACATCCCTGTGAGCCACGTTTTCGGAGGCTCTGGAAGTGTCGAACCACAAAGTAGCCTTCGTGTCACAAGCTATCCGTGTGTCTATATTCTAGTTCTTGAGCTTTAACGTGATGTGTTGTGTGTGGAGACATGCGCTAAAGACAGTCTTGATGGACCAGAAAAGGTAGTGATGGTAATTATGATTAAAGAACCGGGAATCATAATTCTTAGAATGTTATTCTAGTCACGTGCTAGGAGAAAAGATGCGCACATGCCGTCCTGAAGGACCAAGGTGAAATCTACGTTTTTTACAGTTTTTGAGCTGTTGTGCACAATacaagcaaaaagaaataaaagaacacaagaaagaaacGCTAGCACTTTCCTCTAAACGCTGTGCCCAGCAAACAAAATCGGCGTAGTTTTTGCGAGTAGAAGGGAAGCCAGATTTCCCATGTCTGAGGCGTGATATGTAGCCAGACGATGGAAAAGAAGGGTTGAACAGCGAAGAAGCAGAAGAAAAGCTTTAAATCTCATAGACGTGCAGGAAATCCCTGCAAGAAACACGCTTCCTTAGTTGTAAGACCATCTTGGAACAGCCTTCCTCATCACTCTTTATTATCTTTCGAAGACCGATGATGCCTCGTCTTTTACTCTACACCTTTCATCAATCCCCCCTTTCTGGGCTCACTTCGCTTTACACCTAATGAGGTTGCAGTTACCGTCAACCCTCTCTCCTTGTCTCCCGTCAGTGCCCGAGGACACAACTATACCGAGGACTGAGCGCTGTGCTATAGCGAGAATGGCTGTCTGTATACTCTCTATGGTGATCATCGGTTGTGGACTTCTGGCACCTGCTTCGGGTGGCTACGACCATTCCTGCTGGGACACGCCGCTCGCTATTTTCGACCTCAAACAGGTGTGCCTCAATATTATTGCTTCCTTCTTCCATTTGCAGTGATTTTTTAAATGGTGTGATGCACGGTAGCTCACTCTCAAGTAAAGGCAGAGGTGCACATGATGATagagcattgcagagcgagatcAACGAAGAAGTCAGAATGAAACTTTCTTCAATGGTAGCAAGCCAACGCTACTGGCAGTGCCTTGCAATTCAAAACATTGCGTAAAAAACAACCAAACGTTATGATTGTCAGGGTAAGCGCAAAGGCCAACGCTTCTGAAAAATGCATATTTATTTCAATGGGGAAATTCGGGCCGCACTTGCTTAAATGCGTAAGCCAGTGGTTATCACTCAAACGACATTCGAGAACAGAGCCGGGCATCGTGATTGTCAGTGTACGCGGAAAACTCAACGGTTCTGAGAAATGCATATTTACTACAACAGGAAAAATTTAGCCAAAGCTAGGTGCTTCAGTGCTAGTTGCTTCATATTAAAGCTAGTAGCTTCATTCACCTGCGCTCACTAAAAAACCATCAGGAAAACAGAGCCGCCAACTAGCGCTTCTTTTGAGGTCGTAAAGGTGACTATGAGTATAGGAGAAGGAAATGAGTTAGGTGAGGAAAATGCACTATTTTTGCATCTTCTGGAGGGGCACGGCTAGGTGTTCGAGAGAAATAGAAATTATGAAGGAAACAACGGGAAGCTGTCAAGAGAGGAGGAAGGAGTGATGAGTAGCTTGCCTTACACGGGATGTGGTAATAAGGACAAGTCATCCAAGGAGTTATAAATCTTCCTTGTGGAGTTTCGAAATCGTAAGATGAACGATATAGCCTGTGCAACATAAGATTACTAATTGTTAGTCATGCACCATAGCAGTCCCAAGTTAGCTTTTTTTTCTACGGAGTTAGAAAAAACATTATGGAAGCATTTGGTGTCGGCGCTCTTACGAAGGAGGACGAATGTTGCCACGTCAACAGACAAGCCGTAATGGCCTTTacacgcgctacccgcacagccacaacgcacgtgccgggacccctgccgcacgcaagcgggggacaaataagccaattggcgatgCTTTTTCACCATCTGCTTGTGTGCGGCAAGTGTggcggcacgtgcgttgcggctgttcgggaagcgcgtggaatggCCCAAACGCAAGTTATGGAAGCGAGATGTATGTACCTGTTGCTGTCTGCATCTGTGTGCTAAGTTTACATTGTGTCGTGATCAAATCTTCAACTTTATGCAATTGTCACCTTAACATTGACCTGCTTAGCCTCATGCATGTGCTTGGTCGTGTTCTGAGGATGCAGACTCTGGACTGCGGCTACAACGCGATAGCTTGGTCGCTGTGGATCCCTCCCGATGGGCATGCTTACTGCCAACGTGACAGTTTCGACAGATCCGACGATGCCAACTTCGTCTGCTACTCCGAAAACTCGACGGAGCGCTGCGGCAAGAAGCGGTGAGTGACTGCCTCGCCATCGCCCCTCAACTGTCCAAAGCACCGTATTCTAGAAATCGACTCTGAACATCGTTTCGTCACTCGCAAAGCATCTTTCACGCTGGCTTTTTTTCGTTAGAACAGGTCACTGCAGCTGCTGCGTGAACGCATTATATTGCGTCGGTGGCTCGGAATTACCAGGTACGCTTATAAGGCGTATGCACTAAATCTTAGTCAGTGACGTGGCGATAGCATCGCCGGGCCGCGACGATATCTTGTCGGCCCAGCCGTTCGCGAGTTTGTGAGCGCTGTACCGGACTATATACGTTCAGGGTGCGCTTTCTGTCTGGCACTGTCCGCGCGTCGTAAGAGAAGTGTGTCGAAAGTATCTGTTATGCAAGCTGGCCTTCCTAGCTCACACACAGAGTGATACcgcctttttttctcctttgtgtgtgtgggGTGGGGGGGAGGGCGTCTTTTGCGATGATTATTAGATTGGTACCACCTGGAAACTTATTGTGACACGCCTCTTCGTCATACTGCTGAGCAGTACCATGCTTGCCATGTTCCATACGTACTCTTAGTTGTAAAATCAATGCACATATTAATAAAGGGTGAAACAGCGAGAACATTTTATTGGTATATATCTATACTTGGTGTAATATCAACGAAAAAAGTAAGGCGTCTTGTGATACGAACGACAAGTCGTCCACGTCTGTTCTTGTGTTCGTCTCATTGGGGCCTTATTCCATCCCTTTAACACAGATTACTTATGTGTATCGCTGTATTTCGGTGGTGTTactcgccaaaaaaaaaagcagaacgcCATTGCAGCGTGCACGCGGTACTGGGCCGTCACTTCGGTCGGAGCCTAGAGAACGTCTACGGCCACCTGTATCAGCGAGAATGACATCATCtatcgcgccccgccgcggtggtctagtggctaaggcactcgactgctgatggaatcaaattccggctgcggcggctgcattttcgatggaggcgaaaatccagtaggcccatgtgctcagaattaggtgcacgttaaagaaccataagTGATCGAAATtgctgaagccctccactaatgcgtctctcataactatatggtggttttgagacgttaatctccgcatatcaatcaataaccTATCGTGCTACAATATATGTGCACCGTGCCTTTTAGAACTGCGGCTTAAATCACAAAAATTTTTTCTGCACCTGAGGACACTTTACCATTGGCCAGCTGCCTCCTGAAATGATATGTTCAGCACCAGGATTCTAGAGAATTCAAGTGCTTGAAGTTTACGTAAATAAGGTGTCCAGACCTTCTGTCCAACTCACGTTTAGTAGACACGTTAAGTATGCTCTTCAGATTTGATCATCTGCACCCTTCGACTAGTTCGTACAGCACCGAAATCAAATGGCGCCCTggcaagaaagaaggaaagaaacaaagaaagaaagagagagaaaaagaaagaaagatgaaagaaagaaggaaagaaagaaagaaagaaagaaaaaagaaagaagtaagtAAGTAATGCCCCACTAATAATGAGTGAACACGCGCGAAAAACATCCGTGTTGCACTGACGTTGTCATGCAATTTACGTCGCGGCCGTCCCCGTCATTTATTCGCCTGAACTGTTCGTGCCTTCATTACGTAGAACTCAAACATTATCTGGCAATGCGTCATAATCTTTGTTCTTCCCAGCTGAATAACAACAACCTTCATTAATTTTTCTGCAGacttcttaattcacagaaacatgtgaaatattagcattaaTTGTTTTTTTCGCACAGTAAACAGTGCAATAGCGAAAGGAGGACAGCAATAACAGACGGACATAAGACGCTGACAGCGCATCACCTATAAACTGCAGTCACACGCTATTCTTTTGCGATACAGACCTGCAAGTTGACAAAAAAAGATGAGTTACGAAGAGAAATTGTGGTCCACTCATTCACAGCACGAAACTACGCTGAAATTTATTTGCCGATTTCTCAGAAACAAATAAATTCCTAGCTGACAAAAAAACATTCATGTTTTGCTCCTGGATGAGAGCCTAGGACGCCTGTAAACCGTCAATCGAGATTTTTTTTGCCCATTCATGTAAGCAAACTTGGACGTAGACAAATATTACGTCGactgagaagcttttttttttcagagaaataAATCGCTAAAATTTTTTGTCCATTAGAAAACTTTTTTTGGTAAATTTATACCTGACAATGACGATGGTATTGTGTATAGTGAATTGCTCTTTTTGTAAGCTATATTCCGGATTGggacaagtcttttttttttgtcctttggAAAGCTCTCTGAGAAATTCGTACTGTCCCAAGAGGACATTTCCGACGA
Above is a window of Rhipicephalus microplus isolate Deutch F79 chromosome 1, USDA_Rmic, whole genome shotgun sequence DNA encoding:
- the LOC142768912 gene encoding uncharacterized protein LOC142768912, translating into MAVCILSMVIIGCGLLAPASGGYDHSCWDTPLAIFDLKQTLDCGYNAIAWSLWIPPDGHAYCQRDSFDRSDDANFVCYSENSTERCGKKRYEYAAVSGENYLERRLDNGAKSQSMIVDTDNCKYLVQRECYDDGSVWHYMTYKETWTQPEIDHFIARVQTEPALHFLRPYSFMCQLGIP